A stretch of the Pangasianodon hypophthalmus isolate fPanHyp1 chromosome 28, fPanHyp1.pri, whole genome shotgun sequence genome encodes the following:
- the LOC128317665 gene encoding C-type mannose receptor 2-like: MKLNLVLLLCITSLLRISVSILRTVPHKYDLIKVPMSWSAAQNYCRMMYTDLATILSDTDWLRLKKEAANKGLATHAWVGLYSDINSWRWSLNDLPLKSVTYTNWYSGQPDNYAGKEACVIMDAYNTWWDQPCTGLRPFICYNANFSGADKFIAISTPLLTWPDAQAYCRTHHTDLASSLNSSDQNMLAQVRNRQSNSWIGLYRDLWKWSDGTNASNLPWAPGQPDNYGGIEKCAVVYNGLFGDTTCTSQYYFFCHTISPMRNQIMRLQVKSDGSVFDPDVQSSILEKIKQKLEENGMLENTSVTWKVQPDGNIFHKKKKDDL; this comes from the exons ATGAAGCTGAATCTTGTTCTTCTCCTGTGTATCACTA GTCTTCTTCGAATTTCTGTATCCATCCTGAGAACCGTCCCTCACAAGTATGACCTGATTAAGGTACCGATGTCGTGGTCCGCTGCACAGAATTACTGCAGGATGATGTACACCGACCTGGCAACGATCCTAAGTGATACTGATTGGCTAAGATTGAAGAAAGAAGCAGCAAACAAAGGTCTGGCAACACATGCTTGGGTCGGATTGTACAGCGATATCAACAGCTGGCGCTGGTCCTTAAATGACCTCCCACTGAAGAGTGTCACTTATACCAATTGGTACTCTGGACAACCTGATAATTATGCTGGAAAAGAAGCGTGTGTTATAATGGATGCATATAATACATGGTGGGATCAACCTTGTACAGGATTAAGACCCTTTATATGCTACAATG CTAATTTCAGTGGTGCTGACAAGTTCATCGCCATCTCTACTCCCCTGTTGACCTGGCCTGACGCTCAGGCTTACTGCCGAACACATCACACAGACTTGGCCAGCTCTCTTAACAGCTCAGATCAAAACATGTTAGCGCAGGTGAGGAATCGCCAGAGTAATTCCTGGATTGGGTTATACAGAGACTTGTGGAAGTGGTCAGATGGGACCAACGCTTCAAACCTCCCATGGGCTCCTGGACAACCGGATAATTACGGAGGAATTGAGAAGTGTGCAGTGGTTTATAACGGACTGTTCGGTGATACAACCTGCACCAGCCAGTACTATTTCTTCTGTCACACCA TTTCCCCAATGAGGAATCAGATAATGAGACTGCAGGTGAAGTCTGATGGGAGTGTGTTTGATCCTGATGTGCAGTCGTCCATTTTAGAGAAG ATCAAGCAGAAACTGGAGGAAAATGGCATGTTGGAGAACACCTCAGTGACCTGGAAGGTGCAGCCAGATGGAAACATCttccacaagaaaaaaaaggatgatctGTAA
- the LOC128317675 gene encoding putative C-type lectin domain family 20 member A, giving the protein MMSTMSWSVAQNYCRMMYTDLATILSDTDWLRLKKEAANKRLATPAWIGLSKDINSWRWSLNDLPLKNVTFANWYSGQPDNYGGNEACGIIAGYNKWYDVPCTLIRPFICYNANFSGTNKFIGISSPLLTWPDAQAYCRTHHTDLASSLNSSDDDMLVQIRNRQGDSWIGLYRDTDTWKWSDGTNTSNLPWASGQPDNYYLSENCAVLYNGLFYDERCTNLRYFFCHTISPMRSQIMILQVKSDGSVFDPAVQSSILEKINQKLEENGMLENTTVTWKAQPDGNIFHKKKKDDL; this is encoded by the exons ATGATGTCAACAATGTCGTGGTCCGTTGCACAGAATTACTGCAGGATGATGTACACTGACCTGGCAACGATCCTAAGTGATACTGATTGGTTAAGATTGAAGAAAGAAGCAGCAAACAAACGTCTGGCAACACCTGCCTGGATCGGATTGTCCAAAGATATCAATAGCTGGCGCTGGTCCTTAAATGACCTCCCACTGAAGAATGTCACTTTTGCCAATTGGTACTCTGGACAACCTGATAATTATGGTGGAAATGAAGCATGTGGTATAATAGCTGGTTATAATAAATGGTATGATGTACCATGTACTCTAATAAGACCCTTCATATGCTACAATG CTAATTTCAGTGGCACTAACAAGTTCATCGGCATCTCTAGTCCTCTGTTGACCTGGCCTGACGCTCAGGCTTACTGCCGAACACATCACACAGACTTGGCCAGCTCTCTTAACAGCTCAGATGATGACATGTTAGTGCAGATTAGGAATCGCCAGGGTGATTCCTGGATTGGGTTATACAGAGACACGGACACTTGGAAGTGGTCAGATGGGACCAACACTTCAAACCTCCCATGGGCTTCTGGACAACCGGATAATTATTACCTCAGTGAGAACTGTGCAGTGCTTTATAACGGACTGTTCTACGATGAACGATGCACCAACCTGCGCTATTTCTTCTGTCACACCA TTTCTCCAATGAGGAGTCAGATAATGATACTGCAGGTGAAGTCTGATGGGAGTGTGTTTGATCCTGCTGTGCAGTCGTCCATTTTAGAGAAG ATCAATCAGAAACTGGAGGAAAATGGCATGTTGGAGAACACCACAGTGACCTGGAAGGCGCAGCCAGATGGAAACATCttccacaagaaaaaaaaggatgatctGTAA
- the LOC128317620 gene encoding C-type mannose receptor 2-like, with amino-acid sequence MSWSVAQNYCRVMYTDLATILSDTDWLRLKKEGANKGLATSAWIGLYSDINNWRWSLNDLPLKNVTFANWKPGEPNNYVGKESCGIIMSIYGYWGDTPCAELRPFICYNASFSGSDRFIGISSPRLTWPDAQAYCRTHHTDLASSLNSSDNDLITQVRNRQGDSWIGLYRDLWKWSDGTNASNLPWAPGQPDNYGGIENCAVVYNGLFNDVPCTNQYYFFCHTIPPVREQQIMRLQVKSDGSVSDPAVQSSIFEQIKQKLEENGMLENITVTWKVQPDGNIFHKKKKDDL; translated from the exons ATGTCATGGTCCGTTGCACAGAATTACTGCAGGGTGATGTACACCGACCTGGCAACGATCCTAAGTGATACTGACTGGTTAAGATTGAAGAAAGAAGGAGCAAACAAAGGTCTGGCAACATCTGCCTGGATCGGATTGTACAGCGATATCAATAATTGGCGCTGGTCCTTAAACGACCTCCCACTGAAGAATGTCACTTTTGCGAACTGGAAACCTGGAGAGCCTAATAATTATGTTGGGAAAGAATCATGTGGTATAATAATGAGTATATACGGGTACTGGGGGGATACACCATGTGCAGAGCTAAGACCCTTCATATGTTACAATG CTAGTTTCAGTGGCTCTGACAGGTTCATCGGCATCTCTAGTCCTCGCCTGACCTGGCCTGACGCTCAGGCTTACTGCCGAACACATCACACAGACTTGGCCAGCTCTCTTAACAGCTCAGATAATGACTTGATTACGCAGGTGAGGAATCGCCAGGGTGATTCCTGGATTGGGTTATACAGAGACTTGTGGAAGTGGTCAGATGGGACCAACGCTTCAAACCTCCCATGGGCTCCTGGACAACCGGATAATTACGGAGGAATTGAGAACTGTGCAGTGGTTTATAACGGACTGTTCAATGACGTACCCTGCACCAACCAGTACTATTTCTTCTGTCACACCA tTCCACCAGTGAGGGAACAGCAGATCATGAGACTGCAGGTGAAGTCTGATGGGAGTGTGTCTGATCCTGCTGTGCAGTCGTCCATTTTTGAGCAG ATCAAGCAGAAACTGGAGGAAAATGGCATGTTGGAGAACATCACAGTGACCTGGAAGGTGCAGCCAGATGGAAACATCttccacaagaaaaaaaaggatgatctGTAA